AAGGCATCGGCCAGGGCGATGATGCGGGCGCCCAGCGGAATCTCGTCGCCCTTGAGACCGCAGGGATACCCGCTGCCATTCCAGCACTCGTGGTGCGAGGAAACGATGGCGCGGATCCCCGGATGCTCGGGCTCCAGCGGCGCCAGGATGTGGGCGCTCTCGTGCGGATGCGACTTGATCTCCGAGCGTTCCTTTTTGCTCAGCCGCTTGCGCGAGTGCACGATGTGAAAGAACCGGTCGTCGATTTTGCCCATGTCGTGCAGCAGTGCGGCTACGCGGAGCGTGGGCAGATCGCGGCGCGCCATCCGGCAGGCCTGGCCCAGCGCATAGCTGAGATCGGCGACGCGGCGGCTGTGGCGCGCGGTCACCGGGTCGCCCGCGCTCAGTGCGTTCAGCGCCAGCTCCACCATCCGCCGGTGCATCATGCGCGTGCGGTTCTGCCGGGCAGAGGCCTCCACCATCCATGCGAGGCCCACCAGGCCCGCGCTGACCATGGCGATGGCCGCCGTGCGCGTCCCCTGCCCCGCTTCTGAGTTCGGCATCCAAGTGAGTGATCGAGGTTCCCGCCACGCTGCAAGGCCCGGCGTGTGTGCACAGGACATTCCACACGCGCGGGCGGCCATCCTGGTGTTCGTCCGCGCCCCCGAAGCGGGCCGGGTAAAGACGCGCCTGGCCGCCTCCATCGGCGCGGACGCGGCGCTCCGCGTGTACCGCCGCCTTGCCGAGCACACCGTCCGCGAGGCCCTGGCCGTCGCGGGTGCGGAGGTGCGGGTGCACTTCACCCCGGCAGACGCGGAGGCGGCCGTACGCGCATGGCTGGGGGATGGGCCCGCGCTGCTGCCCCAGGCCGAGGGCGATCTGGGCGAGCGGATGCGCGACGCCTTTGCCCAGGCGTTCGCGGATGGGCATCGGCGCGTCGTGATCATCGGATCGGACCTGCCGGAGATGCGGACTGACCTACTGCGCCGCGCGATTGCCCCGCTGGACGAACACGAGGCTGTGATCGGGCCCGCGCGAGACGGCGGATACTACCTGCTGGGGCTCACGTGGCTGGTGGAGGGG
This is a stretch of genomic DNA from Longimicrobium sp.. It encodes these proteins:
- a CDS encoding TIGR04282 family arsenosugar biosynthesis glycosyltransferase; protein product: MCAQDIPHARAAILVFVRAPEAGRVKTRLAASIGADAALRVYRRLAEHTVREALAVAGAEVRVHFTPADAEAAVRAWLGDGPALLPQAEGDLGERMRDAFAQAFADGHRRVVIIGSDLPEMRTDLLRRAIAPLDEHEAVIGPARDGGYYLLGLTWLVEGVFDGIAWSTPGVLAATLERLAAAGITPALLESLTDVDEVGDLPPGWLNAGAFHVEHDRLS
- a CDS encoding HD-GYP domain-containing protein, which gives rise to MPNSEAGQGTRTAAIAMVSAGLVGLAWMVEASARQNRTRMMHRRMVELALNALSAGDPVTARHSRRVADLSYALGQACRMARRDLPTLRVAALLHDMGKIDDRFFHIVHSRKRLSKKERSEIKSHPHESAHILAPLEPEHPGIRAIVSSHHECWNGSGYPCGLKGDEIPLGARIIALADAFDAMTQPRKYRDAMPLEEALEELRKGAGSQFDPGLVELVHTPAVREAWDDVAQRDLFAERNAMSDVTE